One Diceros bicornis minor isolate mBicDic1 chromosome 11, mDicBic1.mat.cur, whole genome shotgun sequence genomic region harbors:
- the ARSJ gene encoding arylsulfatase J isoform X2, which produces MRKLRIREVKYCPNEYKYQIHTGLQHSIIRPTQPNCLPLDNETLPQKLKEVGYSTHMVGKWHLGFYRKECMPTKRGFDTFFGSLLGSGDYYTHYKCDSPGMCGYDLYENENAAWDYDNGIYSTQMYTQRVQQILASHDPRKPIFLYIAYQAVHSPLQAPSRYFEHYRSIININRRRYAAMLSCLDEAINNVTLALKTYGFYNNSIIIYSSDNGGQPTAGGSNWPLRGSKGTYWEGGIRAVGFVHSPLLKNKGTVCKELVHITDWYPTLISLAEGQIDEDIQLDGYDIWETISEGLRSPRVDILHNIDPIYTKAKNGSLAAGYGIWNTAIQSAIRVQHWKLLTGNPGYSDWVPPQSFSNLGPNRWHNERITLSTGKSIWLFNITADPYERVDLSTRYPGIVKKLLRRLSQFNKTAVPVRYPPKDPRSNPRFNGGVWGPWYKEENKKKKPGKKKTEKKQKKSKTKKKKQKAGSFPSCSSGVARG; this is translated from the exons atgaggaaactgaggatcagagaggttaagtactgccctaa TGaatataa GTATCAGATACACACCGGACTTCAGCATTCTATCATAAGACCTACCCAACCCAACTGCTTACCTCTGGACAATGAGACCCTACCTCAGAAGCTGAAGGAGGTTGGATATTCAACCCATATGGTTGGAAAATGGCACTTGGGTTTTTATAGAAAAGAATGCATGCCCACCAAGAGAGGATTTGATACCTTTTTTGGTTCCCTCTTGGGAAGTGGTGATTACTATACCCACTACAAATGTGACAGTCCTGGGATGTGTGGCTATGATTTGTATGAAAATGAAAACGCTGCCTGGGACTACGACAATGGCATATACTCCACACAGATGTACACTCAGAGAGTGCAGCAAATTTTAGCTTCCCATGACCCCAGAAAgcctatatttttgtatattgcctACCAAGCTGTTCACTCACCACTGCAAGCCCCTAGCAGGTATTTTGAACACTACAGATCCATCATCAACATAAACAGGCGGAGGTATGctgccatgctttcctgcttagaTGAAGCAATCAACAATGTGACCCTGGCTCTAAAGACATATGGTTTCTATAACAACAGCATTATCATATACTCTTCAGATAATGGCGGCCAACCCACAGCAGGAGGAAGTAACTGGCCTCTCAGAGGCAGCAAAGGAACGTATTGGGAAGGGGGGATCCGGGCTGTTGGCTTTGTGCACAGCCCACTTCTGAAAAACAAGGGAACGGTGTGCAAAGAGCTTGTGCACATCACTGACTGGTACCCCACTCTGATTTCACTGGCTGAGGGACAGATTGATGAGGACATTCAACTGGATGGCTATGACATCTGGGAGACCATAAGTGAAGGCCTTCGTTCACCCCGGGTGGATATTTTGCACAACATTGACCCCATTTATACCAAGGCAAAAAATGGCTCGTTGGCCGCAGGCTATGGGATCTGGAACACCGCGATCCAGTCAGCCATCAGGGTGCAGCACTGGAAACTGCTCACGGGAAACCCTGGGTACAGCGACTGGGTTCCCCCGCAGTCTTTCAGCAACCTGGGGCCGAACCGGTGGCACAACGAACGGATCACCTTGTCCACTGGCAAAAGTATCTGGCTTTTCAACATCACAGCGGACCCGTATGAGAGAGTGGACCTCTCTACCCGGTACCCTGGAATCGTGAAGAAGCTCCTCCGGAGGCTCTCACAGTTCAACAAAACCGCGGTGCCTGTCAGGTACCCCCCCAAAGACCCCAGAAGCAATCCTCGGTTCAATGGAGGAGTCTGGGGACCCTGgtataaagaggaaaacaagaaaaagaagccgGGCAAAAAGAAGACtgagaaaaagcagaagaaaagtaagacaaagaagaaaaagcagaaagcAGGCTCCTTTCCAAGTTGCTCTTCAGGTGTTGCTCGAGGATAA